A single window of Sneathiella limimaris DNA harbors:
- the coaD gene encoding pantetheine-phosphate adenylyltransferase, giving the protein MSKERIGLYPGTFDPITLGHYDIIKRASKLVDTLVIGVAMNPGKNPLFSVEERCQMVATLIQEFPNTNFEVKPFDNLLMHFAEHCNASVIIRGLRAVSDFEYEFQMVGMNRRLNSEIETVFLMASDQHQFIASSLVKEIAFLGGDISKFVSKSTATAIVERVELLAKQANDNP; this is encoded by the coding sequence ATGTCTAAAGAGCGTATTGGCCTGTATCCAGGGACCTTCGATCCGATTACCCTTGGGCACTATGATATTATCAAGCGGGCGTCAAAACTGGTCGATACATTGGTAATCGGGGTGGCAATGAACCCCGGTAAAAATCCATTATTCTCAGTTGAAGAACGGTGCCAGATGGTGGCAACCCTGATCCAGGAGTTTCCAAATACAAACTTCGAGGTCAAACCGTTCGATAACCTGTTGATGCATTTTGCGGAACATTGTAATGCCAGTGTCATTATCCGTGGCTTGAGAGCTGTATCGGATTTTGAGTATGAGTTTCAGATGGTTGGAATGAACCGTCGTTTGAATTCTGAGATTGAAACCGTTTTTCTAATGGCGTCTGACCAGCACCAGTTTATTGCGTCTTCCTTGGTGAAGGAAATTGCATTTCTGGGTGGAGATATTTCGAAATTTGTCTCCAAGTCGACAGCTACCGCCATTGTTGAACGTGTAGAATTGCTTGCTAAGCAGGCGAATGATAACCCCTGA
- a CDS encoding NAD kinase: MPSARIHFTASETEDAQAACKRLIHQYGQHSSSDAEVIVALGGDGFMLETMHRFMATGLPIYGMNKGTVGFLMNNYGEENLIERVTAGKITRLHPLKMTAKDLSGKVTEALAINEVSLLRESRQTAKIRISIDGHVKVEELTCDGVLVATPAGSTAYNFSAHGPILPVNAGVLALTPISAFRPRRWRGALLPREAKIEFTIYENRKRPVSAVADAVEVRDVSVVTVEEAPDITINLLFDPEHNLEQRILDEQFIL, from the coding sequence ATGCCGTCTGCAAGAATTCATTTCACGGCAAGTGAGACCGAAGATGCCCAGGCCGCTTGTAAGCGGCTTATTCATCAGTATGGGCAACACAGCAGTTCGGATGCTGAAGTCATCGTCGCTCTTGGAGGGGATGGTTTCATGCTGGAAACGATGCATCGTTTTATGGCCACGGGGCTTCCCATTTACGGGATGAATAAAGGAACCGTCGGCTTCCTGATGAACAACTATGGTGAAGAAAACCTAATCGAGCGCGTCACTGCCGGAAAAATCACACGTTTGCATCCCTTGAAAATGACAGCTAAGGACCTTTCTGGAAAAGTTACAGAAGCCCTTGCAATCAATGAAGTATCTCTGCTTCGGGAAAGCCGTCAAACCGCAAAAATCAGAATTTCAATTGATGGTCATGTTAAAGTTGAAGAGCTGACTTGTGATGGGGTCCTGGTGGCGACACCCGCTGGCAGTACAGCTTATAACTTTTCAGCCCACGGCCCTATTCTGCCGGTGAATGCAGGAGTACTTGCACTCACCCCGATCAGCGCTTTTAGGCCACGTCGGTGGCGCGGGGCACTTTTACCCCGTGAGGCAAAAATCGAATTTACTATTTATGAAAATCGCAAGAGACCTGTCAGCGCTGTGGCAGATGCGGTAGAGGTTCGCGATGTCAGCGTTGTTACCGTAGAAGAAGCGCCGGATATAACTATTAACCTTTTATTTGATCCAGAACATAATCTTGAACAGCGGATTCTGGATGAACAATTTATACTTTGA
- a CDS encoding peptidylprolyl isomerase translates to MSRDLENTLYLELKDGRVVIEMRPDLAPNHVARIKELAREGFYDGIVFHRVIDGFMAQTGDPKGNGTGGSGQNLTAEFSGEAHVEGTCSMARAAHPDSADSQFFIMFAPAPHLDSQYSIWGQVVEGMEHVHNIKKGDGMMNGSVKDPDKIVSLKVAADVAE, encoded by the coding sequence ATGTCTAGAGACCTGGAAAATACGCTTTATCTTGAATTGAAAGATGGGCGTGTTGTGATTGAAATGCGTCCCGACTTGGCGCCAAACCATGTAGCACGGATCAAAGAGCTGGCCCGTGAAGGCTTTTATGACGGGATTGTTTTCCACCGGGTGATTGATGGTTTTATGGCTCAGACAGGTGATCCCAAAGGGAATGGCACTGGTGGTTCTGGTCAAAACTTGACTGCAGAATTTTCAGGTGAGGCTCACGTAGAAGGGACATGTTCCATGGCCCGTGCTGCTCATCCGGATAGTGCGGATAGCCAGTTCTTCATTATGTTTGCACCAGCTCCTCATTTGGATAGCCAATACAGTATCTGGGGACAGGTGGTTGAAGGCATGGAGCATGTCCACAATATTAAAAAAGGCGATGGCATGATGAATGGTTCCGTTAAGGACCCAGACAAAATTGTAAGCCTGAAAGTAGCGGCAGACGTCGCTGAGTAA
- a CDS encoding crotonase/enoyl-CoA hydratase family protein produces the protein MTDHVTVSAENGIQKLVINRADKKNALTQDMYAVLSDSLNAAETDPKIRVTVITGVADSFTSGNDLMDFLQNPAQDETTPVIRFLHSLANIRKPLIAAVNGLAVGVGTTMLLHCDLVYASDNATFTLPFVNLALVPEASSSYLLPKMLGHQRAAELLMLGEKFSSSKAAQFGIVNEVVSPDKLEETAMAAAAKLAAKAPEALRLTKALIKGDHEAILNRMNAEGEVFQSRLTSPEAREAMTAFMEKRAPDFSKFS, from the coding sequence ATGACTGATCACGTGACTGTTTCCGCTGAAAACGGCATCCAGAAGCTTGTGATAAACCGGGCCGATAAAAAGAATGCCCTCACCCAGGATATGTATGCTGTTTTGTCTGACAGTTTGAACGCTGCCGAAACAGACCCAAAAATTCGGGTAACTGTTATTACAGGCGTCGCAGACAGCTTTACCAGCGGCAACGATCTTATGGATTTTCTACAAAACCCTGCTCAGGATGAAACCACACCAGTCATTCGTTTCCTCCATTCACTGGCAAACATTCGTAAGCCGTTAATTGCTGCGGTCAACGGCTTGGCTGTTGGCGTTGGAACCACAATGTTGCTTCACTGCGACCTAGTTTACGCATCAGATAATGCAACTTTTACACTTCCCTTTGTCAATTTGGCACTGGTTCCAGAAGCCTCATCCAGCTATCTTCTGCCAAAAATGCTCGGACATCAGAGAGCAGCAGAACTCTTGATGCTGGGCGAAAAATTCAGCAGTTCCAAAGCGGCTCAGTTTGGCATCGTCAATGAGGTCGTCAGCCCCGACAAATTAGAGGAAACAGCAATGGCTGCTGCTGCTAAATTGGCAGCAAAAGCACCAGAGGCCCTTCGCTTGACAAAAGCCTTAATCAAAGGGGATCACGAAGCAATTCTGAACCGCATGAATGCAGAAGGAGAAGTTTTCCAAAGCCGTCTTACCTCTCCAGAAGCTCGGGAAGCTATGACAGCTTTCATGGAAAAACGTGCACCTGATTTCAGTAAATTCTCCTAA
- a CDS encoding Spx/MgsR family RNA polymerase-binding regulatory protein yields MITIYGIKTCDTVRKALKWAEAEGLDFQFHDFRKDPVSEDQIKKWDQAVGRDVLINKKGATYRKLSEEDKAALEGDAPYKLLRDQPTIMKRPVFEQGEDVVVGFKAPEQEAVLAFK; encoded by the coding sequence GTGATCACAATTTATGGTATCAAGACATGTGACACCGTTCGCAAGGCTCTGAAATGGGCTGAAGCGGAAGGATTGGATTTTCAATTTCACGATTTCCGAAAAGACCCTGTTTCAGAAGATCAAATTAAAAAATGGGATCAGGCAGTTGGCAGGGATGTGTTGATCAACAAAAAGGGCGCAACCTATCGCAAACTAAGTGAAGAGGATAAAGCTGCTCTGGAAGGAGATGCGCCTTACAAGCTTCTACGCGATCAACCGACGATCATGAAACGTCCCGTTTTTGAACAAGGCGAAGACGTCGTCGTTGGTTTTAAAGCGCCTGAACAAGAAGCTGTTCTAGCCTTTAAATAA
- a CDS encoding AAA family ATPase: MKVIAVASQKGGSGKTTLAGHLAVQAEMAGAGPVALVDTDPQGSLSEWWNEREAETPLFARTSIEKLKADVERMDRMGINLLIIDTPPAITETIANVLTVADLLIIPTRPSPHDLRAVGATVELAEGLDTPLIFVVNGATPRARITGEAAIALSQHGTLAPSILHQRVDFASSMIDGRTVMELNSASKSSEEITKLWSYIHERINKMPVSMSSHISRSPKPANGFGAQMASV; encoded by the coding sequence ATGAAGGTGATTGCGGTTGCTTCTCAAAAAGGCGGTTCAGGAAAAACGACCCTTGCTGGTCACCTGGCTGTTCAGGCTGAAATGGCCGGCGCTGGTCCTGTCGCCCTGGTTGACACCGATCCGCAAGGCAGCTTGTCTGAATGGTGGAATGAACGGGAAGCGGAAACGCCCCTTTTCGCTCGCACTTCGATTGAAAAGCTTAAAGCTGATGTGGAAAGAATGGACCGGATGGGAATCAATCTGCTGATCATTGATACACCGCCTGCCATTACAGAAACGATTGCAAATGTTTTAACAGTTGCTGACCTGCTGATCATCCCAACACGCCCCAGCCCACATGACCTTCGCGCAGTTGGCGCAACCGTGGAATTGGCGGAAGGCTTGGATACGCCACTAATTTTTGTGGTCAACGGCGCTACACCGAGAGCCCGTATCACAGGTGAAGCCGCCATTGCACTTTCTCAACATGGAACGCTTGCCCCATCCATCCTGCATCAGCGTGTGGATTTCGCTTCAAGCATGATCGATGGCCGAACAGTGATGGAACTAAACTCGGCATCCAAGTCCAGCGAGGAAATTACCAAACTCTGGTCTTATATCCATGAACGGATCAATAAAATGCCTGTATCGATGTCCAGCCACATCAGTCGCAGCCCAAAACCTGCAAACGGTTTTGGCGCACAGATGGCATCCGTTTAA
- the tgt gene encoding tRNA guanosine(34) transglycosylase Tgt, whose product MTISNFEFHIQSTDGAARRGTLKTAHGEIRTPAFMPVGTVGTVKGMTPEAVRETGADILLGNTYHLMLRPGSERVKRLGGLHKFMNWERPILTDSGGFQVMSLNELRKIDENGVVFKSHIDGKKFELTPERSMQIQNDLDATITMAFDECTPFPADHKTAAESMRRSMRWAKRSRNAFEKRTGYGLFGIVQGSIYEDLRHESIEALTDIGFEGYAIGGLAVGEGQENMFSTLEFTTPNMPTEKPRYLMGVGKPDDLVGGVMRGVDMFDCVLPTRSGRNAQAFTRYGTVNMRNARHQDDPRPLDENCSCPACRNYSRAYLHHLFRAKEILGSVLLTWHNLQYYQDLMAGMRKAIGNGELADFALAFHEAQDQGDIDPI is encoded by the coding sequence ATGACCATTTCAAACTTTGAATTCCATATACAATCGACAGATGGTGCAGCCCGCCGGGGGACCTTGAAAACGGCCCACGGGGAAATCAGGACACCTGCATTTATGCCTGTTGGAACCGTGGGAACAGTTAAAGGAATGACGCCTGAAGCCGTTCGGGAGACCGGAGCGGATATCCTGCTTGGGAATACTTATCATTTGATGTTGCGGCCGGGTTCTGAGCGGGTGAAACGTTTGGGGGGCCTACATAAATTTATGAACTGGGAACGGCCTATCCTGACAGATTCTGGTGGTTTTCAGGTTATGTCACTGAACGAGCTTCGGAAAATTGATGAGAATGGTGTCGTCTTCAAATCCCATATCGATGGCAAGAAGTTTGAGTTGACACCAGAACGCTCCATGCAGATCCAAAATGATCTCGATGCGACGATCACGATGGCGTTTGATGAATGTACACCCTTTCCCGCTGACCATAAAACAGCTGCTGAAAGTATGCGCCGTTCCATGAGGTGGGCCAAGCGCTCTCGAAACGCATTTGAAAAACGTACAGGGTATGGACTATTTGGCATTGTGCAGGGGTCCATATACGAAGATTTGCGTCATGAGAGTATTGAAGCGCTTACCGATATTGGGTTTGAAGGTTACGCAATTGGCGGGCTGGCCGTGGGAGAGGGGCAAGAGAATATGTTCAGCACCCTCGAATTTACCACACCGAATATGCCCACTGAGAAACCGAGATATCTTATGGGGGTTGGAAAGCCTGACGATTTGGTTGGTGGTGTAATGCGCGGCGTTGATATGTTTGACTGCGTATTGCCGACCCGCTCAGGCCGGAATGCTCAGGCATTTACGCGATATGGAACGGTCAATATGCGAAATGCTCGCCATCAGGATGATCCAAGACCGTTAGACGAAAACTGCAGTTGCCCTGCCTGCCGGAATTATTCCCGGGCTTATCTGCACCATCTATTCAGAGCGAAAGAGATTCTGGGCTCTGTCCTGTTGACCTGGCATAACCTGCAATATTATCAGGATCTTATGGCCGGGATGCGAAAAGCGATTGGAAATGGGGAGTTAGCGGATTTTGCTCTTGCCTTCCATGAGGCACAGGATCAAGGGGATATCGACCCTATTTAG
- the queA gene encoding tRNA preQ1(34) S-adenosylmethionine ribosyltransferase-isomerase QueA, which yields MRVDEFDFQLPNELIADRPVYPREAAKLLVVANDIEDHHVGDLPEFLKAGDVLVFNDTKVIPARLRGLRRSAKVEVTLHKNVGLDCWHAFAKPAKKLKPGDSIEFSSDFRAMVSQKLDGGEVVLTFNKSGVELMQALMECGEIPLPPYISSLRPVDEQDKDDYQTIFAREEGAVAAPTAGLHFTPELMAKIEAKGVRTIATTLHVGAGTFLPVKVDDTDDHKMHAEYGLITKEAADQINACRKAGGRIVSVGTTSLRLLESAADEAGIVHPFNGETDIFITPGYKFKAVDVLMTNFHLPKSTLFMLVSAFCGIDKMKQAYEHAIEAKYRFYSYGDSSLLFPGS from the coding sequence ATGCGTGTAGACGAATTTGACTTCCAGTTACCTAACGAACTGATTGCGGATCGCCCAGTTTATCCAAGAGAAGCGGCAAAGCTACTTGTCGTAGCAAATGATATTGAAGATCACCACGTCGGTGATCTGCCGGAATTTTTGAAGGCTGGGGATGTTTTGGTCTTTAATGACACCAAGGTCATACCTGCGCGCCTCCGAGGCTTGCGACGTTCTGCCAAGGTCGAGGTGACCCTTCATAAAAATGTAGGCCTTGATTGTTGGCATGCTTTTGCCAAGCCAGCAAAAAAATTGAAACCAGGCGATAGTATCGAGTTTTCATCAGATTTTCGGGCAATGGTTAGCCAAAAGCTGGATGGTGGTGAGGTCGTGTTGACCTTTAATAAATCTGGTGTAGAGCTGATGCAGGCTCTCATGGAATGTGGTGAAATTCCACTTCCACCATATATCAGTTCACTACGGCCTGTTGATGAACAGGATAAGGATGACTATCAGACCATCTTCGCCCGTGAAGAAGGGGCTGTTGCCGCTCCGACGGCAGGATTACATTTTACACCAGAATTGATGGCCAAAATCGAGGCAAAGGGTGTCAGGACCATCGCGACGACTTTGCATGTGGGGGCAGGGACATTCCTGCCCGTCAAGGTCGATGATACGGACGACCATAAGATGCATGCGGAATATGGTTTGATCACGAAGGAAGCCGCAGATCAAATCAACGCTTGCCGCAAAGCTGGTGGACGGATCGTGTCGGTTGGAACAACAAGCTTACGGCTTCTTGAAAGTGCGGCTGACGAGGCAGGGATTGTTCATCCGTTTAATGGTGAAACAGATATCTTTATTACGCCTGGATATAAATTTAAGGCGGTTGATGTTCTGATGACCAATTTTCATTTACCCAAATCGACGCTTTTCATGCTGGTGTCAGCTTTTTGTGGAATAGACAAAATGAAGCAGGCATACGAGCATGCAATTGAAGCTAAGTATAGATTTTACTCTTATGGGGACAGTTCGCTGTTATTTCCAGGATCATGA
- a CDS encoding EAL domain-containing protein yields the protein MHRIQVKKGDVILSDKEIGEYAYIVESGKVAVTDRASSLGSYTLGPGDMFGEYGLIEEATHYSTAVAAEDSLLVVISQSDIEEKSAIADPLLSLFLDFFMDRCHNLTLKHYGTDEQIQTFSSRRHHREKRLQTSSEELVQRFKIKDELQAALENSEFELFFQPIISLRGGFTSGFEALIRWNHPEKGLLTPYHFIDMAEQTDMIGEIGNWVFKDACLKAKEFNDQASKLRSPEVFVSVNISAKQFSEPDLVERFKTIARETDVKPDHVELEITESILMADTNGAKEMLQELKKFGFKIVLDDFGTGYSSLSYLHKFPIDKLKIDRSFTHAMLDDQDSQEIVRAIAGLSHNMNLEIVAEGIETMEQLSLYRDLDCHFGQGYLISKPLPIDQVYQILGTRMSFGEAK from the coding sequence TTGCATCGTATACAGGTCAAAAAGGGAGACGTAATTCTCTCGGACAAGGAAATAGGCGAGTACGCGTACATTGTCGAATCTGGCAAAGTCGCTGTAACTGACCGGGCCTCAAGCCTCGGCAGTTACACGCTTGGACCTGGTGATATGTTTGGTGAATACGGCCTCATAGAAGAAGCAACACATTATTCAACTGCGGTCGCAGCAGAAGATAGTCTCCTTGTTGTCATTAGCCAGTCAGACATTGAGGAAAAAAGTGCAATTGCTGACCCCCTGCTCAGCCTGTTTCTCGATTTCTTTATGGATCGTTGTCATAATCTGACGCTTAAGCATTATGGCACTGATGAGCAGATCCAAACTTTTTCATCTCGTCGTCATCATCGGGAAAAGCGACTGCAAACTTCCAGCGAAGAACTCGTTCAACGATTCAAAATCAAGGATGAGTTACAAGCTGCTCTGGAGAATTCCGAGTTTGAACTCTTCTTCCAGCCAATCATCTCCTTACGGGGTGGGTTCACATCAGGTTTTGAAGCCCTTATCCGATGGAACCATCCAGAAAAAGGGTTGCTGACCCCATATCACTTCATCGATATGGCAGAACAAACCGATATGATCGGTGAAATTGGCAACTGGGTGTTTAAAGATGCCTGCCTGAAAGCTAAAGAATTCAATGATCAGGCCTCCAAGCTTCGAAGTCCAGAAGTCTTCGTGAGCGTTAATATTTCAGCCAAGCAATTTTCTGAGCCTGATTTGGTTGAAAGATTTAAAACAATCGCGCGTGAAACGGACGTTAAGCCAGATCATGTGGAGCTTGAGATTACCGAGAGCATTCTGATGGCGGATACGAATGGCGCTAAAGAAATGCTTCAGGAGCTCAAGAAATTTGGATTTAAGATCGTTCTGGACGATTTTGGTACCGGTTATTCCAGCCTAAGCTATCTGCATAAATTCCCGATTGATAAACTAAAAATCGACCGTTCTTTCACCCACGCAATGCTCGATGATCAAGATAGCCAAGAAATTGTGAGGGCTATAGCGGGTCTGTCGCACAATATGAACTTGGAAATCGTGGCAGAGGGTATAGAAACCATGGAACAGTTATCTCTTTATCGCGATTTGGATTGTCATTTTGGTCAAGGATACCTGATCTCAAAACCACTGCCGATCGATCAGGTCTATCAAATCCTTGGTACCCGCATGAGCTTCGGCGAGGCTAAATAG